In Actinoplanes sp. NBC_00393, a single genomic region encodes these proteins:
- a CDS encoding NAD(P)-dependent alcohol dehydrogenase produces the protein MLTVNAIAAPSATDPLVRTTIDRRDLGPRDVLIEISYAGICHSDIHTVRGDWGPVPYPLTVGHEIVGHIAEVGSEATKHAVGDRVGVGCMVNSCRECDNCRAGQEQYCLNGNVGTYASTDRDGTVTQGGYSTHIVVDEDFVLRVPTSIPHEAAAPLLCAGITTYSPLAHWNAGPGKKVAVVGMGGLGHMAVKIAVAMGAEVTVLSQTLSKKDDGLAFGAKDYHATSDPATFEALKNTFDLIINTVSAPIDINAYLSLLRLDGTLVSVGAPPEPLPVQVFALFGQRRSFAGSSIGGIPETQQMLDFCASHGIAPEIELIKADEVNDAYERVLSSDVRYRFVIDINSLR, from the coding sequence ATTCTCACCGTCAACGCCATCGCCGCGCCCTCAGCCACCGACCCGCTGGTCCGCACCACCATCGACCGGCGTGACCTGGGCCCGCGCGACGTGCTGATCGAGATCAGCTACGCCGGAATCTGCCACTCGGACATCCACACCGTCCGCGGCGACTGGGGCCCGGTGCCGTACCCGCTCACGGTCGGCCACGAGATCGTCGGGCACATCGCCGAGGTCGGCTCCGAGGCCACCAAGCACGCCGTCGGCGACCGGGTCGGCGTCGGCTGCATGGTCAACTCGTGCCGCGAGTGCGACAACTGCCGGGCCGGCCAGGAGCAGTACTGCCTGAACGGCAACGTCGGCACCTACGCGAGCACCGACCGGGACGGCACCGTCACCCAGGGCGGCTACTCCACCCACATCGTCGTCGACGAGGACTTCGTGCTGCGCGTACCCACGTCGATCCCGCACGAGGCCGCCGCCCCGCTGCTGTGCGCGGGCATCACCACGTACTCGCCGCTCGCGCACTGGAACGCCGGACCCGGCAAGAAGGTCGCGGTCGTCGGCATGGGCGGCCTCGGCCACATGGCCGTCAAGATCGCGGTAGCGATGGGCGCCGAGGTCACCGTCCTGTCGCAGACGCTCAGCAAGAAGGACGACGGCCTCGCCTTCGGCGCCAAGGACTACCACGCCACCAGCGACCCGGCGACCTTCGAGGCGCTGAAGAACACCTTCGACCTGATCATCAACACGGTCAGCGCGCCGATCGACATCAACGCCTACCTGAGCCTGCTGCGCCTGGACGGCACCCTGGTCAGCGTCGGCGCCCCGCCGGAGCCGCTGCCGGTCCAGGTCTTCGCCCTGTTCGGCCAGCGGCGCTCGTTCGCCGGCTCCAGCATCGGCGGCATCCCCGAGACCCAGCAGATGCTCGACTTCTGCGCCTCGCATGGCATCGCCCCCGAGATCGAGCTGATCAAGGCGGACGAGGTGAACGACGCCTACGAGCGAGTGCTCTCCTCGGACGTTCGCTACCGCTTCGTCATCGACATCAACTCCCTGCGCTGA
- a CDS encoding DUF418 domain-containing protein, whose translation MSIEAPTRLPGATAPAERALGPDLARGFMLLFIALANTHYFLPGASVRGGYPQDGSGLDAAVIWLLSTFVDGRAFPMFGLLFGYGVAQIVRRQQDRGAWGVRRLLWRRSAVLVIVGLIDAVLFFAGDILAAYGVLLFAGVWLIFWKDRWLLVVAVAFLALNALPSGDLSVISTAGPDPSMLPPDFAAQVTHRVPAALYIAGLGLIGFLCPFALGLWAGRRRILEFPERHRRLLVAVAVTGLGSAVLGAQPIALLLSGVIPAPDQQTLTWWAALHSTTGTFGGLGFAALITLLARPRGPLTAAIAATGQRSMTCYLMQSVTWAVVFTPYLLDLSGTLTVVTTALLAAATWAATVVIADRMRRAGQRGPFETLVRRFTYRPAQPRA comes from the coding sequence ATGAGCATCGAAGCGCCGACACGACTGCCGGGAGCGACCGCGCCCGCCGAACGAGCCCTCGGGCCGGACCTGGCCCGCGGGTTCATGCTGCTGTTCATCGCGCTCGCCAACACCCATTACTTCCTGCCCGGGGCGTCGGTGCGCGGCGGCTACCCGCAGGACGGGTCCGGGCTCGACGCGGCGGTGATCTGGCTGCTGTCGACGTTCGTGGACGGGCGGGCCTTCCCCATGTTCGGGCTGCTCTTCGGGTACGGGGTGGCCCAGATCGTGCGCCGGCAGCAGGATCGGGGCGCTTGGGGCGTACGCCGTCTGCTCTGGCGCCGCAGCGCGGTGCTGGTGATCGTCGGCCTGATCGACGCCGTGCTCTTCTTCGCCGGTGACATCCTGGCGGCCTACGGCGTGCTGCTGTTCGCCGGCGTCTGGCTGATCTTCTGGAAGGACCGCTGGCTGCTGGTGGTGGCCGTGGCGTTCCTGGCGCTGAACGCGCTGCCGAGCGGCGACCTGTCCGTGATCAGCACCGCCGGACCGGACCCGTCGATGCTGCCACCCGACTTCGCCGCCCAGGTCACGCACCGGGTCCCGGCGGCGCTGTACATCGCCGGGCTCGGACTGATCGGCTTCCTCTGCCCGTTCGCGCTCGGGCTGTGGGCCGGCCGCCGCCGCATCCTGGAGTTCCCCGAACGGCACCGGCGGCTACTCGTCGCCGTCGCGGTGACCGGCCTCGGCTCCGCAGTGCTCGGCGCCCAGCCGATCGCCCTGCTGCTCTCCGGCGTGATCCCGGCGCCGGACCAGCAGACCCTGACCTGGTGGGCGGCGCTGCACTCGACGACCGGCACGTTCGGCGGTCTCGGGTTCGCGGCGCTGATCACACTGCTGGCGCGCCCGCGCGGACCGCTCACCGCGGCGATCGCGGCCACCGGGCAGCGGTCGATGACCTGCTACCTGATGCAGTCGGTGACGTGGGCGGTGGTGTTCACCCCGTACCTGCTCGACCTCTCCGGCACACTGACCGTCGTCACGACCGCGCTGCTGGCCGCGGCGACCTGGGCGGCGACGGTCGTGATCGCCGACCGGATGCGCCGGGCCGGGCAGCGCGGGCCGTTCGAGACGCTGGTACGCCGGTTCACGTACCGGCCCGCTCAGCCTCGCGCGTGA
- a CDS encoding (2Fe-2S)-binding protein, translating into MTLAGAALHAAARFGPYFAWDPYDETPGWRPLTDLLDADVVADRVETGRQALLRMSGLTRDDIEERVVASIVFLGLASRLLSPLLGAVVAGNVLPLPDPERLWWRPVDGGPLPIAWRDLPAEDCAGRSPADIAETLTRTATRTVVEPVLEVFRGRFRLSPQVLWGNVASALGGAVTMIGQARAAAVVQASLNLAPLRGTATVSPPRWTLVRNNCCLYYRIPGGGTCGDCVLNRREKR; encoded by the coding sequence GTGACTCTGGCAGGTGCCGCGCTGCACGCGGCCGCACGTTTCGGGCCCTACTTCGCCTGGGATCCGTACGACGAGACGCCCGGCTGGCGTCCCCTGACCGACCTGCTCGACGCCGACGTGGTCGCGGACCGCGTCGAGACCGGCCGGCAGGCGCTGCTGCGGATGTCCGGGCTGACCCGCGACGACATCGAGGAACGGGTGGTCGCCTCGATCGTCTTCCTCGGTCTCGCATCCCGGTTACTGTCTCCGCTGCTCGGCGCGGTCGTGGCCGGCAACGTCCTGCCGCTGCCGGACCCGGAACGGCTGTGGTGGCGCCCGGTCGACGGCGGCCCGCTGCCGATCGCCTGGCGCGACCTGCCCGCCGAGGACTGCGCCGGCCGCTCCCCGGCCGACATCGCGGAGACGCTCACCCGCACCGCGACCCGGACCGTCGTCGAACCGGTCCTCGAAGTGTTCCGCGGGCGGTTCCGGCTGTCGCCGCAGGTGCTGTGGGGCAACGTGGCGTCCGCGCTGGGCGGCGCCGTGACCATGATCGGGCAGGCGCGGGCCGCGGCCGTCGTCCAGGCGTCCCTGAACCTGGCCCCGCTGCGCGGCACTGCCACGGTGTCACCACCACGGTGGACCCTGGTCCGGAACAACTGCTGCCTCTACTACCGGATCCCCGGCGGCGGCACCTGCGGCGACTGCGTACTCAACAGGCGGGAGAAACGATGA
- a CDS encoding MFS transporter yields MGSHRPNPWWVGVVAGMASYIDAAAIVANGIALVIYQETIGVTPGQIGVLSAALTFCIAIGALSGGRLGDRFGRRRVFLATMALIVAGSALLTFSTVFPLLFAGIVLVGLGVGADLPVSLATIAESASGQNRGAILGLSNILWSVGILSAIVISSVAGGWGRLGGQLLYAQVGVVALVLLVLRLGIPESDSWLRAGDERRGGVHTVRADKVSIRDLIQPPYGRPLLALLLFYALTNLAANTAGQFNTYIAANIAGVEVEVFNRVALLAFPVGLLAGVWFMRVVDTPRRMPYFAAGAVLLVIGYLVPAVLGFTLTTMGAGVVLTGIGGAFAFEGIMKVWTQESFPTMLRSSAQGTIVAFARITAALLALVTPALLDAGARAFYLVLALLVAVGLLIGWREFHGHTHDEFTREAERAGT; encoded by the coding sequence ATGGGTTCCCACCGCCCCAACCCGTGGTGGGTCGGTGTGGTCGCCGGGATGGCCTCCTACATCGACGCCGCCGCCATCGTCGCCAACGGCATCGCGCTGGTCATCTACCAGGAGACCATCGGGGTCACGCCCGGGCAGATCGGCGTGCTGTCGGCCGCCCTCACCTTCTGCATCGCGATCGGCGCGCTCTCCGGCGGACGGCTCGGGGACCGGTTCGGCCGCCGCCGGGTCTTTCTGGCCACGATGGCGCTGATCGTGGCCGGCAGCGCCCTGCTGACCTTCAGCACCGTCTTCCCGCTGCTGTTCGCCGGGATCGTCCTGGTCGGGCTGGGCGTCGGCGCGGACCTGCCGGTCTCGCTCGCCACCATCGCCGAGTCAGCGTCCGGGCAGAATCGCGGCGCGATTCTCGGGCTCTCGAACATCCTGTGGTCGGTCGGCATCCTCTCCGCGATCGTCATCTCGTCGGTCGCCGGCGGTTGGGGCCGGCTCGGTGGCCAGTTGCTCTACGCGCAGGTCGGCGTGGTCGCCCTGGTGCTGCTGGTGCTGCGGCTGGGCATCCCGGAGTCGGACTCGTGGCTGCGGGCCGGCGACGAGCGGCGGGGCGGCGTGCACACGGTCCGCGCCGACAAGGTCTCGATCCGCGATCTGATCCAGCCGCCGTACGGGCGACCGCTGCTGGCCCTGCTGCTGTTCTACGCGCTGACGAACCTGGCAGCGAACACCGCTGGGCAGTTCAACACGTACATCGCGGCCAACATCGCCGGTGTCGAGGTCGAGGTGTTCAACCGGGTCGCGCTGCTCGCCTTCCCGGTCGGGCTGCTCGCCGGGGTGTGGTTCATGCGGGTGGTCGACACGCCGCGGCGGATGCCGTATTTCGCGGCCGGCGCGGTCCTGCTGGTCATCGGCTATCTCGTGCCGGCCGTCCTCGGTTTCACCCTCACCACCATGGGTGCCGGGGTGGTGCTGACCGGTATCGGCGGGGCTTTCGCCTTCGAGGGCATCATGAAGGTGTGGACGCAGGAGTCGTTCCCCACCATGCTGCGCTCCAGCGCGCAGGGCACGATCGTCGCCTTCGCCCGGATCACCGCGGCCCTGCTCGCGCTGGTCACGCCGGCGCTGCTGGACGCCGGCGCTCGCGCGTTCTACCTGGTTCTCGCCCTTCTGGTGGCGGTCGGCCTGCTGATCGGGTGGCGTGAGTTCCACGGCCACACCCACGACGAGTTCACGCGCGAGGCTGAGCGGGCCGGTACGTGA
- a CDS encoding response regulator transcription factor translates to MSTLRLVVVDDHPVVRDGLRGMLGTQPDFEVVGEAATGAEALTVVEAVRPDVVLTDLRMPEPSGGTLIRLLLERVPAVRVLVLTTHDTDSDVLPAVEAGAIGYLLKDAPREELFRAVRAAARGETVLSPSVATLLLSRVRPQQPLTQARLSQREREVLALVAEGRTNRETAAALFISEATVKTHLLHIYEKLEVPDRAAAVSAAHRRGLL, encoded by the coding sequence GTGAGCACGCTGCGGCTCGTCGTGGTGGACGACCACCCGGTGGTCCGGGACGGGCTGCGCGGCATGCTCGGCACCCAGCCCGACTTCGAGGTGGTCGGCGAGGCGGCGACCGGCGCCGAGGCGCTGACCGTGGTCGAGGCGGTCCGCCCGGACGTGGTGCTGACCGACCTGCGGATGCCGGAGCCGAGCGGTGGCACCCTGATCCGGCTGCTGCTGGAACGCGTTCCGGCCGTCCGGGTGCTGGTCCTGACCACCCACGACACCGACTCCGACGTGCTGCCCGCGGTCGAGGCTGGCGCGATCGGTTACCTGCTCAAGGACGCGCCGCGCGAGGAGCTGTTCCGGGCGGTCCGGGCCGCGGCCCGGGGCGAGACCGTGCTGTCCCCGTCGGTCGCCACCCTGCTGCTGTCCCGGGTGCGGCCGCAGCAACCGCTCACCCAGGCCCGCCTCAGCCAGCGGGAACGCGAGGTCCTCGCCCTGGTCGCCGAGGGCCGCACCAACCGGGAGACCGCGGCGGCGCTGTTCATCAGCGAGGCCACCGTCAAGACGCACCTGCTGCACATCTACGAGAAGCTCGAGGTGCCGGACCGGGCCGCCGCCGTCTCCGCAGCTCACCGGCGCGGCCTGCTGTGA